The following coding sequences lie in one Enterococcus sp. 9E7_DIV0242 genomic window:
- a CDS encoding RNA-binding protein, which yields MNANVYQHFRKDEHPFIDSAGDWIEKVESQYAPYLTEFLDPRQAYILETIIRQNSDLSFRFYGGYEQAERKRCLIFPDYYEPTTEDFNIKLIEIIYPVKFTSLSHGKILGTLMNTGIQRQYFGDIISDGERWQVFIADETMNFVVAQVEKIGKIAVRLEERTYTEIIMPKDEWSLEHATVSSMRLDNLISTVYNISRQRSKQLIESGKVKINWAENIRPDFPLELLDIVSIRGFGRIQIQELEGKTKKEKYRLLLGVLRK from the coding sequence ATGAATGCAAATGTGTATCAGCATTTTCGGAAAGATGAGCATCCTTTTATTGATTCCGCAGGTGACTGGATCGAAAAAGTAGAAAGTCAATATGCGCCTTATTTGACTGAGTTTTTAGATCCCAGACAAGCATATATCCTTGAGACGATCATTCGTCAGAATAGTGACTTGTCTTTTCGTTTTTATGGCGGATATGAGCAAGCTGAGAGAAAAAGATGTTTGATTTTTCCAGATTACTATGAGCCGACAACAGAAGATTTCAATATTAAGTTGATTGAGATTATTTATCCTGTGAAGTTTACATCGCTTTCTCATGGAAAAATATTAGGTACGTTGATGAATACAGGGATTCAACGCCAATATTTTGGGGACATCATTTCAGATGGGGAACGTTGGCAGGTATTTATTGCTGATGAAACGATGAACTTTGTAGTTGCTCAAGTGGAAAAGATTGGAAAGATAGCTGTGAGGCTAGAAGAAAGAACGTATACAGAGATTATTATGCCTAAGGACGAATGGTCATTGGAGCATGCCACAGTTAGCTCTATGAGATTAGATAATTTGATTTCTACTGTATATAACATTTCTAGGCAGCGCTCTAAACAGCTGATAGAATCTGGAAAGGTCAAAATCAATTGGGCTGAAAATATACGTCCGGATTTTCCTTTAGAGTTGTTGGATATTGTATCTATAAGAGGCTTTGGCCGTATACAGATACAGGAGTTGGAAGGCAAAACTAAAAAAGAAAAATACCGTTTGTTATTGGGAGTACTGCGAAAATAA
- a CDS encoding YggT family protein → MIIIQILVLINKGVQIYSGLLVVYALLSWFPGAQDSFLGRLVARLCEPYLSLFDRLNLNIGMVSFNVMIGIIVLNLASGGLNMIVMSLLGY, encoded by the coding sequence ATCATTATTATTCAGATTTTAGTTCTTATAAATAAGGGTGTTCAGATTTATTCTGGTTTATTGGTTGTTTATGCGCTGCTTTCTTGGTTTCCTGGAGCACAGGATTCATTTCTTGGGCGGTTGGTTGCGAGATTGTGCGAACCCTATTTAAGTTTGTTTGATCGATTGAATTTGAATATTGGAATGGTTAGCTTTAATGTAATGATAGGAATTATCGTGTTGAATCTGGCAAGTGGCGGCTTGAACATGATTGTCATGTCACTATTAGGCTATTAA
- a CDS encoding cell division protein SepF encodes MSIFNKNALSNFFGLSGEDEYEDSYDSYSEQQTAVNEQPRVRQQQQRPRVQQQAVPQQQTVQRQAYSDSETLKERPSARYRSTEKYQNPNSGSHQTRSYNEKKVVSMRNSNTSSVPQENNRYGEPMKISIIEPRVYSEAMNIAKHIIVEEAVLINFHLLEESQARRIVDFITGTVYALDGDIQRVGDEIFLCTPPNMEIDSATAQSLAKKQMFDF; translated from the coding sequence ATGTCAATTTTTAATAAGAATGCATTATCAAATTTTTTTGGATTATCTGGTGAAGATGAATATGAAGATAGCTACGACAGTTACTCAGAGCAGCAGACAGCTGTAAATGAGCAACCACGAGTGAGACAACAGCAGCAGCGACCAAGAGTGCAGCAGCAGGCGGTTCCTCAGCAACAAACTGTCCAACGTCAAGCATATTCTGATTCAGAAACTTTGAAGGAGAGACCATCGGCTCGTTATCGTTCAACAGAAAAATATCAAAATCCGAATAGTGGTAGTCATCAGACAAGATCGTACAATGAGAAAAAGGTTGTCTCCATGCGCAATTCTAATACATCATCTGTTCCACAGGAGAACAATCGTTATGGCGAACCAATGAAGATTTCGATTATTGAGCCTAGAGTATATTCGGAAGCAATGAATATCGCAAAACATATCATTGTTGAAGAAGCTGTATTGATTAACTTCCACTTACTTGAGGAAAGTCAGGCGAGACGAATCGTTGATTTTATTACAGGAACTGTTTATGCGCTAGATGGTGATATTCAACGTGTTGGGGATGAAATTTTCTTATGCACACCACCAAATATGGAAATAGACAGTGCAACTGCACAATCATTAGCTAAAAAACAGATGTTTGATTTTTAG
- a CDS encoding YggS family pyridoxal phosphate-dependent enzyme produces MLADNLNEIKETIKLACTHAHRSETEVTLVAVTKSVDSEVAEQLAELGVEDFAENRVDKLLEKKAALKNYSSIKWHLIGNLQRRKVKLIINNIDYFHALDSLSLAEEIQKRAEKTISCFVEVNISAEESKHGLRKEKLKDFINQLSTMDKIRVVGLMTMAPLNADDDELHTFFSELKDAQTMVREMNLPYAPCTDLSMGMSNDFPIAVEEGATFVRVGRGLFRGA; encoded by the coding sequence ATGCTGGCAGATAATTTGAATGAAATCAAAGAAACTATCAAGCTGGCATGTACGCATGCCCATCGTTCCGAAACAGAAGTGACTTTAGTCGCTGTGACTAAGTCAGTTGATAGTGAAGTAGCCGAACAGCTTGCAGAGCTTGGTGTTGAGGATTTTGCAGAGAACCGTGTGGATAAATTATTAGAGAAAAAAGCTGCTTTGAAGAATTATTCTTCAATAAAGTGGCATTTGATTGGTAATTTACAGCGGAGAAAGGTAAAATTAATAATCAACAACATCGACTATTTTCATGCTTTGGACAGTTTGAGCTTAGCAGAAGAAATTCAGAAACGGGCTGAGAAGACCATCTCATGCTTTGTTGAAGTGAACATCTCTGCTGAGGAGAGTAAACATGGACTAAGAAAAGAAAAATTAAAGGATTTTATCAATCAATTGAGTACGATGGATAAAATTCGTGTTGTTGGTCTTATGACCATGGCACCTTTGAATGCCGATGATGATGAACTCCATACTTTTTTTTCGGAGTTAAAAGATGCTCAGACTATGGTAAGGGAAATGAATTTGCCCTATGCTCCGTGTACGGATCTTAGTATGGGAATGTCGAATGATTTTCCTATAGCTGTAGAAGAAGGAGCAACATTTGTTCGTGTCGGCAGAGGATTATTTAGAGGTGCGTAA
- the ftsZ gene encoding cell division protein FtsZ, whose amino-acid sequence MEFSLDNNINNGAVIKVIGVGGGGGNAVNRMIEENVKGVEFIAANTDVQALKSSKAETVIQLGPKYTRGLGAGSQPEVGQKAAEESEQVISDSLQGADMIFITAGMGGGTGTGAAPVVAKIAKELGALTVGVVTRPFSFEGPKRGRFAAEGIALLKENVDTLLIISNNRLLEVVDKKTPMLEAFREADNVLRQGVQGISDLITAPGYVNLDFADVKTVMENQGTALMGIGVASGEDRVIEATKKAISSPLLETSIDGAEQVLLNITGGLDMTLFEAQDASDIVTSAATGDVNIILGTSINEDLGDEIRVTVIATGIDPSKKERRPQRQRATNTQIQSVQQAPVLDMEQARNAQPQQSQQQEETSAFGDWDIRREQNVRPKVEETTIENVEKKEFETFHREESSHNDDELNTPPFFRRKR is encoded by the coding sequence ATGGAATTTTCTTTAGATAATAATATCAATAACGGCGCTGTCATTAAAGTCATCGGTGTCGGCGGCGGCGGCGGCAATGCTGTCAACCGTATGATTGAAGAAAATGTCAAGGGTGTTGAGTTTATCGCTGCGAACACAGATGTTCAAGCCTTGAAAAGTTCAAAAGCTGAGACTGTGATCCAACTTGGCCCTAAATATACACGCGGCTTAGGTGCCGGTTCTCAACCGGAGGTAGGTCAAAAAGCTGCAGAAGAAAGCGAACAGGTTATCTCTGATTCATTGCAAGGAGCTGATATGATTTTTATCACTGCTGGAATGGGTGGAGGAACTGGAACGGGTGCTGCACCTGTTGTAGCTAAAATTGCAAAAGAATTAGGCGCTTTGACAGTTGGTGTCGTTACTCGTCCATTTAGCTTTGAAGGCCCTAAAAGAGGCCGTTTTGCAGCAGAAGGAATCGCCCTTCTGAAAGAAAACGTAGACACGCTTTTGATTATTTCGAACAACCGTCTATTAGAAGTTGTAGATAAAAAGACGCCAATGCTTGAAGCCTTCCGTGAAGCGGATAATGTTTTACGCCAAGGAGTTCAAGGCATATCGGATCTGATTACTGCACCTGGTTACGTCAACTTGGACTTCGCTGATGTGAAGACAGTGATGGAAAACCAAGGAACAGCATTGATGGGTATCGGTGTTGCCAGCGGTGAAGATCGTGTGATCGAAGCAACGAAGAAAGCCATTTCTTCTCCATTACTTGAAACATCTATTGATGGTGCAGAGCAAGTGTTATTGAACATCACAGGTGGACTGGACATGACCTTGTTTGAAGCACAGGATGCTTCAGATATTGTTACTAGTGCTGCTACTGGTGATGTAAATATCATCTTGGGTACATCAATCAATGAAGATCTTGGCGACGAAATTCGCGTAACTGTTATTGCGACAGGGATCGATCCTTCTAAGAAAGAAAGACGTCCACAGCGACAAAGAGCAACAAATACACAAATTCAATCTGTTCAACAAGCCCCTGTTTTGGATATGGAGCAGGCTAGAAATGCTCAGCCGCAACAATCACAACAACAGGAAGAAACAAGTGCTTTTGGAGACTGGGACATCCGTCGTGAGCAGAATGTACGTCCAAAAGTGGAAGAAACAACGATTGAAAATGTTGAGAAAAAAGAATTTGAAACATTCCATCGTGAAGAATCTTCTCACAATGACGATGAATTAAATACACCGCCATTTTTCAGAAGAAAAAGATAG
- the ftsA gene encoding cell division protein FtsA, whose product MAKTGMYVGLDIGTTSVKVVVAEFIEGQMNIIGVGNAKSDGLNRGIIVDIDKTVNAIQRAVRQAEEKAGIQIKSVNVGLPANMLEVENCQGMIAVSSESKEINDEDVRNVASAALVRSTPPERQIVAILPQEFTVDGFEGIKDPRGMIGVRLEMLGVVFTGPKTIIHNTRKCVEKAGLSVNEMVIAPLALTETILSDGEKEFGTIVIDMGGGQTTTAVMHDKQLKFNHVNQEGGEFVTKDISIVLNTSFNNAEALKINYGDAFPERTSVSEEFPVDVIGKSEPVKVDERYLSEVIEARVEQIFRKSKEVLDEIDALELPGGIILTGGGASLPGVVDLAQEIFDTGVKLYVPNHMGLRNPVFTNVISIVEYSAQLPEIYHIAKGAVPGGKSTASAPQIAVQQQEAASYENYQDEPAETNYENAENHESNEKVTGKIKDFFSNIFD is encoded by the coding sequence ATGGCAAAAACAGGAATGTATGTAGGCCTTGATATTGGTACAACATCAGTAAAAGTTGTTGTAGCCGAATTTATTGAGGGCCAAATGAATATAATTGGCGTGGGAAACGCGAAATCTGATGGTTTAAACAGAGGAATCATCGTTGATATTGATAAAACCGTAAATGCAATTCAGCGTGCTGTAAGGCAAGCGGAAGAAAAAGCGGGGATTCAAATCAAGAGTGTTAACGTAGGTTTGCCGGCTAATATGTTGGAAGTGGAAAACTGCCAAGGGATGATTGCTGTAAGCAGTGAATCAAAGGAAATCAATGATGAGGATGTACGCAATGTAGCATCTGCAGCTTTGGTTCGTTCGACTCCTCCAGAACGTCAAATCGTTGCAATCTTACCTCAAGAGTTTACTGTTGATGGTTTTGAGGGGATCAAAGATCCTCGTGGAATGATCGGTGTTCGTCTTGAAATGTTGGGCGTGGTCTTTACCGGACCTAAAACAATCATCCATAATACACGGAAATGTGTAGAGAAAGCTGGTCTATCAGTAAATGAAATGGTCATTGCGCCTCTTGCATTGACTGAAACGATTCTCTCAGATGGCGAAAAAGAATTTGGAACCATCGTTATCGACATGGGTGGTGGTCAAACAACAACTGCTGTGATGCATGACAAGCAATTGAAATTTAACCATGTGAATCAAGAAGGCGGAGAGTTCGTAACAAAAGATATTTCTATTGTTTTGAACACATCCTTCAACAATGCTGAAGCACTGAAAATCAATTATGGCGATGCGTTCCCTGAACGTACATCTGTCAGTGAAGAGTTTCCAGTAGATGTAATTGGAAAATCCGAACCAGTAAAAGTAGATGAACGCTATCTGTCAGAAGTGATTGAAGCGAGAGTAGAGCAAATATTTAGAAAATCAAAAGAAGTATTGGATGAGATCGACGCATTGGAATTGCCAGGTGGAATTATTTTAACTGGCGGTGGCGCAAGCCTTCCAGGTGTTGTAGATCTGGCTCAGGAAATTTTTGATACAGGTGTGAAACTTTATGTGCCGAACCATATGGGATTGCGTAATCCTGTTTTCACAAATGTTATCAGTATCGTTGAGTATTCTGCACAGCTTCCAGAGATTTATCATATTGCTAAAGGTGCGGTTCCTGGTGGGAAGTCAACAGCTTCAGCTCCACAGATTGCTGTGCAACAGCAAGAAGCAGCTTCCTATGAAAACTATCAGGACGAACCAGCAGAAACAAATTATGAAAATGCTGAAAATCATGAGTCAAATGAAAAAGTCACTGGAAAAATCAAAGACTTCTTCTCAAATATCTTTGATTAA
- a CDS encoding cell division protein FtsQ/DivIB, with protein sequence MRNQGDTPIWHPERKEEETETDAESEITEDIDETAKELSEEQDQDFEQEKPQSTYESFADRLPNVKKVRNTRLVRRLTLIISISAIIILVLCYFISPFSKLSGVTVTGNENVDSQAIITDSKLMIEEPLWAQYFDRTVNEKNIEKKFPRVKKATVSLNGINSFKISIAEYDVLAVDYSEGSYSPILENGTVLTDKLDNPISGMPVFANFQDEKQIQALIVSYGGLPDEQKEQITEIKYSPSESNKELITLYMKDSNQVIVNISQLVEKMGYYSQVAGQMTEPGVIDMEVGIFSYSHKKETENSEASESTEESSLSAEVEQ encoded by the coding sequence ATGAGAAATCAAGGCGATACCCCTATCTGGCACCCGGAAAGAAAAGAAGAAGAGACTGAAACCGACGCTGAATCGGAAATAACAGAAGACATAGATGAAACAGCAAAGGAACTTTCTGAAGAGCAAGATCAGGACTTTGAACAGGAGAAGCCGCAGAGCACTTACGAATCTTTTGCCGACCGATTACCTAATGTCAAAAAAGTACGAAACACTCGTCTGGTGAGGCGGTTGACGTTGATTATTTCGATTTCAGCCATTATCATTTTAGTTTTATGTTACTTTATTTCGCCTTTCAGTAAGCTGTCTGGTGTGACAGTCACCGGTAATGAAAATGTTGATTCACAGGCAATAATCACAGACTCCAAATTGATGATTGAAGAACCATTGTGGGCCCAATATTTTGATCGGACTGTCAATGAAAAAAATATTGAGAAGAAATTTCCGCGGGTGAAGAAAGCAACTGTTTCTTTAAATGGCATCAATAGCTTTAAAATTTCTATTGCTGAGTATGATGTCCTTGCTGTTGATTACTCGGAGGGTTCTTATTCTCCAATCTTGGAAAATGGAACTGTGTTAACAGATAAGCTAGACAACCCAATCAGTGGGATGCCGGTCTTTGCCAATTTTCAAGATGAGAAACAAATTCAAGCATTGATAGTATCATATGGTGGACTGCCTGATGAACAAAAAGAGCAAATTACCGAAATCAAGTATTCACCTTCCGAGTCCAACAAAGAACTGATTACGCTTTATATGAAGGACAGCAATCAGGTAATCGTGAATATCTCGCAATTAGTAGAAAAAATGGGTTATTACTCTCAAGTCGCAGGTCAGATGACAGAGCCAGGTGTCATTGATATGGAAGTAGGGATTTTCTCTTACTCTCATAAGAAAGAAACAGAGAATAGCGAGGCTTCTGAAAGCACAGAAGAGAGCTCTTTGTCAGCCGAAGTAGAGCAGTAA
- the murG gene encoding undecaprenyldiphospho-muramoylpentapeptide beta-N-acetylglucosaminyltransferase, translating to MKILVTGGGTGGHIYPALAFIDYVKKTQPGAEFMYVGTERGLESKIVPSYGIPFSTIKIQGFRRSLSPQNIKTVYLFLSSIGKAKKLIRSFQPDIVIGTGGYVSGSVMFAAKQLGIPTIVHEQNSVPGVTNKFLSKFASKIAVCFPDVSSYFPKEKVVLTGNPRAQEVAGVEKSAILAEYGLKPEEPTVVIFGGSQGALKINQAFLEALPFFEDKPYQVLYASGERYFEELQEKLNLSKRTLKNVSIQPYIDKMADVMGNVQLIVGRAGATSIAEITALGLPSILIPSPYVTNDHQTKNAQSLVKAGAAQLISDGELTGSTLVASIEEILLNDEVRKKMADNSRNEGIPNASERLYQVVEELVR from the coding sequence ATGAAGATACTAGTAACAGGCGGAGGAACAGGCGGACATATTTATCCGGCGTTGGCATTTATTGATTATGTGAAGAAAACACAGCCAGGCGCAGAATTTATGTATGTTGGAACAGAGCGTGGTTTGGAAAGTAAAATTGTGCCAAGCTATGGGATTCCATTCAGTACGATCAAGATTCAAGGATTTCGTCGGTCATTAAGTCCTCAGAATATCAAAACTGTTTATCTTTTTCTATCTAGCATAGGAAAAGCCAAAAAGCTTATCCGCTCTTTTCAGCCGGATATCGTTATAGGAACAGGCGGTTATGTATCAGGATCGGTGATGTTTGCTGCCAAGCAACTTGGTATCCCAACAATCGTTCATGAACAGAACAGTGTCCCAGGGGTCACCAACAAATTTTTGAGTAAGTTTGCTTCGAAAATAGCCGTGTGTTTCCCAGATGTAAGTTCTTATTTTCCAAAAGAAAAAGTAGTTTTGACCGGCAATCCCAGAGCACAGGAAGTGGCTGGTGTCGAGAAATCAGCAATTTTGGCTGAGTATGGTCTGAAACCAGAGGAACCAACAGTTGTCATTTTTGGAGGCAGTCAAGGTGCGTTGAAAATCAACCAAGCCTTTTTAGAGGCTTTACCTTTTTTTGAAGATAAACCATATCAAGTGTTGTATGCTTCCGGAGAACGTTATTTTGAAGAGCTTCAAGAAAAGTTAAATCTTTCTAAAAGAACGCTGAAAAATGTGAGTATTCAGCCATATATTGATAAAATGGCAGATGTCATGGGAAATGTACAGTTGATTGTGGGACGTGCAGGAGCAACATCGATTGCTGAAATTACTGCTTTAGGGCTTCCATCAATTCTTATTCCCAGCCCGTATGTCACAAATGATCATCAAACAAAGAATGCTCAAAGCTTGGTGAAGGCAGGAGCAGCACAGTTGATCAGTGATGGAGAACTTACTGGTTCCACGCTTGTAGCTTCTATAGAAGAGATTCTGTTAAATGATGAAGTTCGTAAAAAAATGGCAGATAACTCCCGAAATGAAGGGATCCCAAATGCCAGTGAACGACTCTATCAAGTAGTGGAGGAACTTGTACGATGA
- the murD gene encoding UDP-N-acetylmuramoyl-L-alanine--D-glutamate ligase, which produces MKKITTYENKKILVLGLAKSGVSAAKLLQELGALVTVNDFKQFDQNPDAQDLLSLGIRVVTGGHPIELLDEDFSMVVKNPGIPYSNTLVQKALEKGLPVLTEVELAYQIAECPIIGITGTNGKTTTTTMIGLLLNADREAGTARLSGNIGFPASQVAQESEAADDLVMELSSFQLMGIETFKPEIAVITNLYEAHIDYHGTREEYVKAKWNMQKNMTSSEYLILNWDQEELRQLSKTSAATILPFSINEKVAGAFCEEGKLYFKDDYIMEASELGVPGSHNVENALAAIAVAKLKGVSTEAIRETLKRFTGVPHRTQYVGELNGRRFFNDSKATNILATEKALSGFDNEHLILLAGGLDRGNDFDELVPFLIGLKGIVLFGETKDKLNQAAIQAGITSIVLTENVETAVKEAYDFSQKNDTILLSPACASWDQYPNFELRGEKFMQAFQQLKQKEK; this is translated from the coding sequence ATGAAAAAAATTACGACATATGAGAATAAAAAGATTTTAGTTCTTGGTTTGGCGAAAAGTGGTGTCAGTGCTGCAAAATTGTTGCAGGAACTAGGCGCATTGGTAACGGTTAATGACTTTAAACAATTCGATCAAAATCCTGATGCCCAAGATTTATTAAGCTTGGGTATTCGTGTTGTTACGGGGGGCCACCCAATAGAGCTTTTAGATGAGGATTTTTCTATGGTTGTCAAAAATCCGGGAATTCCTTATTCAAACACGCTTGTTCAAAAAGCTTTGGAAAAAGGATTGCCGGTTTTAACAGAGGTCGAGCTTGCGTATCAAATCGCTGAATGTCCGATTATCGGCATTACTGGAACCAATGGGAAAACGACGACAACAACAATGATCGGGCTTTTATTAAATGCCGACAGAGAGGCTGGTACGGCACGTCTTTCTGGAAATATTGGGTTTCCAGCCAGTCAAGTAGCTCAGGAATCAGAGGCAGCAGACGATCTGGTAATGGAACTGTCAAGCTTCCAATTAATGGGGATCGAGACCTTCAAACCGGAAATTGCTGTTATTACGAACTTGTATGAAGCACATATCGATTATCATGGGACTCGTGAAGAATATGTTAAAGCAAAGTGGAATATGCAAAAGAATATGACTTCCTCAGAATACCTGATTTTGAATTGGGACCAGGAAGAATTGCGTCAGTTGAGTAAAACAAGTGCGGCAACGATTCTCCCGTTTTCAATCAATGAGAAGGTAGCCGGCGCATTTTGTGAAGAGGGGAAACTCTATTTCAAGGATGACTATATAATGGAAGCTTCTGAATTGGGCGTTCCAGGTAGTCATAATGTTGAAAATGCATTAGCAGCGATTGCTGTAGCAAAATTAAAAGGGGTGTCAACTGAAGCAATACGTGAAACTTTAAAACGTTTCACAGGTGTTCCACATCGTACGCAATATGTGGGGGAACTCAATGGCCGCAGATTTTTCAATGATTCAAAGGCTACCAATATTCTAGCCACAGAGAAAGCATTGAGTGGCTTTGATAATGAACACTTGATTCTTTTGGCAGGTGGTTTGGATCGTGGAAATGATTTTGACGAACTTGTTCCTTTCCTTATCGGACTGAAAGGGATTGTTCTCTTTGGAGAAACGAAGGACAAGCTGAACCAAGCAGCAATTCAGGCTGGGATCACTTCAATTGTCTTGACTGAAAATGTTGAAACAGCTGTAAAAGAAGCCTATGATTTTTCACAAAAAAATGATACTATCTTATTGTCGCCCGCTTGCGCAAGTTGGGATCAATACCCCAATTTTGAACTGCGCGGAGAGAAATTTATGCAGGCATTTCAGCAGCTAAAACAAAAAGAAAAGTGA
- the mraY gene encoding phospho-N-acetylmuramoyl-pentapeptide-transferase translates to MEWTQIFIPIAVSFALTVSIMPMFIGYFQMKKQGQVTREEGPTWHNVKSGTPTMGGAVFLAAATVTSLIAGIWLKQLTSSVLVLLFILILYGLLGFLDDFIKIFKKRNMGLNSKQKLVGQILGGIVFYLVYRMDSLPDSLNLFGVMEVPLGIFYGVFIIIWLVGFSNAVNLTDGIDGLVSGLGTISFGTYAIIAWKQQQFDVVIVCLSVIGGLIGFFPYNKKPAKIFMGDVGSLALGGLLAAISIILRQEWTLLLIGLVYVIETASVMLQVFSFKMFGKRIFKMSPIHHHFEMSGWSEWKIDIIFWLTSLICSAVTLWLIF, encoded by the coding sequence ATGGAGTGGACACAGATTTTTATCCCGATTGCAGTCAGCTTTGCGCTGACTGTTTCAATCATGCCGATGTTTATTGGCTATTTTCAAATGAAAAAGCAAGGACAGGTAACAAGAGAGGAGGGCCCGACTTGGCACAATGTTAAATCAGGAACACCAACAATGGGTGGGGCTGTCTTTTTAGCAGCTGCGACGGTTACTTCTTTGATTGCCGGGATATGGTTGAAGCAGTTGACATCTTCTGTGTTAGTCTTACTATTTATCCTGATTTTGTACGGCTTGTTGGGATTCTTGGACGATTTTATCAAAATATTCAAGAAGCGTAACATGGGACTTAATTCGAAGCAAAAACTGGTTGGTCAAATTTTAGGCGGAATCGTCTTTTACTTGGTTTATCGAATGGATAGCCTGCCAGACAGCTTAAATCTATTTGGTGTGATGGAAGTACCGCTGGGTATTTTTTATGGAGTATTCATCATTATCTGGCTTGTTGGCTTCTCCAACGCGGTAAATCTTACAGATGGAATTGATGGTCTAGTGTCAGGTCTGGGGACGATTTCATTTGGAACATATGCGATTATTGCATGGAAACAACAGCAGTTTGATGTAGTTATTGTGTGTTTAAGTGTCATCGGTGGGTTGATTGGATTTTTCCCATATAATAAAAAACCGGCGAAAATATTTATGGGGGATGTCGGTTCATTAGCTTTAGGTGGACTGCTAGCCGCGATTTCAATCATACTTAGACAAGAATGGACATTATTATTGATCGGTTTAGTTTATGTCATTGAAACTGCTAGTGTGATGCTTCAGGTGTTTTCATTCAAGATGTTTGGAAAACGTATTTTCAAAATGTCTCCGATTCATCATCACTTTGAAATGAGTGGTTGGTCTGAATGGAAAATCGATATCATTTTTTGGTTGACTAGCTTAATCTGTTCTGCAGTGACACTTTGGCTCATTTTCTAA